The following are from one region of the Staphylococcus argenteus genome:
- a CDS encoding DUF5067 domain-containing protein, whose translation MKKVMGILLASTLILGACGHHHDSAKKESTSHKKKESDNEELNEELKEFKSKKNMDIKIKGDTIVSDKFEAKIKEPFIINEKDEKKKYIAFKMEITAKKDDSDNNPSSISHDYINITQDDKNTVNKLRDGYLLSDKKYKDWTEHNQDQIKKGKTAQAMFIYELRGDGNINLNVHKYSEDKTVDSKTFKFSKLKTEDFSHRAETREEVEKKEKEFEEEYKKEQEREKEKEKEKEKDDDHSALDEV comes from the coding sequence ATGAAAAAGGTAATGGGGATATTATTAGCAAGTACACTTATATTAGGTGCTTGTGGACATCATCATGATAGTGCAAAAAAAGAGAGCACTAGTCACAAAAAGAAAGAAAGTGACAATGAAGAATTAAATGAAGAGCTTAAAGAATTTAAAAGTAAAAAAAATATGGATATAAAAATTAAAGGCGATACAATTGTTAGTGATAAATTTGAAGCTAAAATAAAAGAACCATTTATCATTAACGAAAAAGATGAGAAAAAGAAATATATCGCTTTTAAAATGGAAATAACTGCTAAAAAAGACGATTCAGATAATAATCCATCTTCGATTTCTCATGACTATATTAATATCACTCAAGATGATAAAAATACAGTAAATAAATTAAGAGATGGTTATCTTTTAAGTGATAAAAAATATAAAGATTGGACAGAACATAACCAAGATCAAATTAAAAAAGGCAAAACTGCACAAGCCATGTTTATTTATGAGTTAAGAGGCGATGGTAATATTAATTTAAATGTCCATAAATACTCAGAAGACAAAACCGTTGATTCTAAAACATTCAAATTTAGTAAACTTAAAACCGAAGATTTTTCTCATAGAGCGGAAACAAGAGAAGAAGTAGAAAAGAAAGAAAAAGAATTTGAAGAAGAGTACAAAAAAGAACAAGAACGAGAGAAAGAGAAAGAAAAAGAAAAGGAAAAAGATGACGACCACAGTGCTTTAGATGAAGTATAA
- a CDS encoding MarR family winged helix-turn-helix transcriptional regulator: protein MDNIKFEQFNELHLGFIELSKVINEVIEEQNIEISREQMGVFKLLFENKQMTMKEIAERQGVFKTAISKRIKKMEEKGFVKKISSKDKREKVVVLTEFGISFYKNRQLLLYKGLEKKLKLSNSDTEVLITHINEIKKILVKDDK, encoded by the coding sequence ATGGACAATATAAAATTTGAGCAATTTAATGAACTACATTTAGGGTTTATTGAATTAAGTAAAGTTATTAATGAAGTGATAGAAGAACAGAATATTGAAATTTCTAGAGAACAGATGGGTGTATTTAAATTACTCTTTGAAAATAAGCAGATGACAATGAAAGAAATTGCTGAAAGGCAAGGTGTTTTTAAAACTGCCATTTCTAAGCGAATAAAAAAGATGGAAGAAAAGGGCTTTGTAAAAAAAATAAGTTCAAAAGATAAAAGGGAAAAAGTAGTAGTGTTAACAGAATTTGGAATTTCATTTTATAAAAACAGGCAGCTACTGCTCTATAAAGGATTAGAGAAAAAACTCAAATTGTCTAATTCAGATACTGAGGTTTTAATTACACACATAAATGAAATTAAAAAAATTTTAGTAAAGGATGACAAGTAA
- a CDS encoding N-acyl homoserine lactonase family protein — protein sequence MNDKIKVHVLHTGKVIVDEALPFGYKNNPPLAWTGMFRSKKHQVKLPVSAYLIEHPKGLILIDTGWHTDNRKHQLKNLLFQYPVNKAELPEGQAIHEQLIKLCYKPSDIDYVVMSHMHCDHADVLRLVKHAKKIILSEEEHTAILNDKLHYLPHEWKGVNLETFKFTDSDIGPKKKSFDLFGDGTITMVWVPGHSKGLSSTIIKNENSDKYLLLASDVGYAAKSWEENILPGVLVDKNEAQKSLNWIKMMANNPNCIEAIANHNVNVKPHVVEL from the coding sequence ATGAATGACAAAATAAAAGTACACGTATTACACACAGGTAAAGTGATTGTTGATGAGGCATTACCATTTGGTTATAAAAATAATCCTCCATTAGCTTGGACAGGTATGTTTAGATCGAAAAAGCATCAAGTTAAATTACCAGTTTCTGCATATTTGATTGAACATCCTAAAGGGTTAATATTAATTGATACAGGATGGCATACAGATAATCGAAAACACCAGCTTAAAAATTTGTTATTCCAATATCCAGTTAATAAAGCTGAACTACCTGAAGGACAAGCTATACATGAACAATTAATTAAACTATGTTATAAACCGAGTGATATAGATTATGTAGTAATGAGTCATATGCATTGTGACCATGCTGATGTTTTAAGATTAGTAAAGCATGCTAAGAAAATTATTCTAAGTGAGGAAGAACATACAGCTATTTTAAATGATAAATTACATTACTTGCCTCATGAATGGAAAGGTGTAAACCTTGAAACATTTAAATTTACTGACAGTGACATAGGACCGAAAAAGAAATCATTTGATTTATTTGGTGATGGCACGATTACAATGGTTTGGGTACCAGGGCACAGTAAAGGACTTTCTTCAACGATTATAAAAAACGAAAACAGTGACAAGTATCTTTTACTCGCTTCAGATGTAGGTTATGCCGCTAAATCATGGGAAGAAAATATTTTACCTGGGGTTTTAGTTGATAAAAATGAAGCTCAAAAGTCACTAAATTGGATTAAAATGATGGCAAATAATCCAAATTGTATAGAAGCAATCGCAAATCATAATGTAAATGTAAAGCCACATGTTGTTGAATTATAA
- a CDS encoding GNAT family N-acetyltransferase codes for MKIRKINKQDFSQVDQLIRKAFENTEHGYGNEAELVDKIRQSDEYDPNLELVAIINDKVVGHGLLSDVYLDTEDSREIGLVLAPVAVDINYQNKGIGKQLIASLEEIAIMKGYDFISVLGWPTYYSNLGYKRASLFNIYPPFEGVPDEAFLIKELKINGLEGKNGIIHYSSAFE; via the coding sequence ATGAAGATAAGAAAAATTAACAAACAGGATTTTTCTCAAGTAGATCAATTAATTAGGAAAGCTTTTGAAAATACTGAACATGGTTATGGAAATGAAGCAGAATTAGTAGATAAAATTCGACAAAGTGATGAATATGATCCGAATTTAGAATTGGTTGCAATTATAAATGACAAAGTAGTTGGCCATGGATTATTAAGTGATGTTTATCTTGATACAGAAGACAGTCGAGAAATCGGTTTAGTTTTAGCGCCAGTAGCAGTTGATATTAATTATCAAAACAAAGGTATTGGAAAACAATTAATAGCGTCATTAGAAGAGATAGCGATAATGAAAGGTTATGATTTTATAAGTGTATTAGGATGGCCAACATATTACTCAAATCTTGGATATAAACGTGCAAGTCTATTTAATATTTATCCGCCATTTGAAGGCGTTCCGGATGAAGCATTTTTAATTAAAGAACTGAAAATTAACGGGTTAGAAGGAAAGAATGGCATCATTCATTATTCATCGGCATTTGAATAA
- the clfA gene encoding MSCRAMM family adhesin clumping factor ClfA, whose translation MNMKKKEKHAIRKNSLGVASVLLGTLIGFGLLSSKEADASENSVTQSDSSSSEDKSKESSNVNASPQTDNTNTATNANDSGSEVAQSTAQQETTQQTNTATATEVTPTTAEQTTTTVNETSASNDAQSTTTNQNTTPETTQSNSTTGEQPTNKEELVNQPSNTTASNDTNDVSSVNSPQNSTNTDNVSSTQDTSTETTPSNNESTIQNKDVVNNAVNTSTPRMRAFSLAAVAADAASGSDITDQLTDVKVAINSGDTVYPHQAGYVNLNYAFSVPNSAVKGDTFKITVPKELNLNGVTSTAKVPPIMAGDQVLANGVIDSDGNVIYTFTDYVDNKENVTASINMPAYIDPENVTHTGNVTLTTGIGSNTASKTVLVDYEKYGKFYNLSIKGTIDQIDKTNNTYRQTIYVNPSGDNVIAPVLTGNLKPNTNSNALIDKNNTDIKVYKVDNTADLSESYYVNPDNFEDVTSSVNITFPNPNQYKVEFNTPDDQITTPYIVVVNGHIDPNSTGDLALRSTLYGYNSNFVWRSMSWDNEVAFNNGSGSGDGIDKPVVPEQPDEPGEIEPIPEDSDSDSTSDSGSDSGSGSDSTSDSTSDSGSDSGSDSTSDSDSASDSDSASDSDSASDSDSASDSDSASDSDSASDSDSASDSDSASDSDSASDSDSDSDSDSDSDSDSDSDSDSDSDSDSDSDSDSDSDSDSDSDSDSDSDSDSDSDSDSDSDSDSDSDSDSDSDSDSDSDSDSDSDSDSDSDSDSDSDSDSDSDSDSDSDSDSDSDSDSDSDSDSDSDSDSASDSDSDSDSDSDSDSDSDSDSDSDSDSDSDSDSDSDSDSDSDSDSDSDSDSDSDSDSESDSGSDSDSDSGSDSDSDSDSDSGSDSDSGSDSDSGSDSGSDSDSDSDSDSDSDSDSDSGSDSDSGSDSDSGSDSGSDSDSDSDSDSDSGNDSDSGSDSDSDSDSDSGSDSGSDSDSDSDSDSDSGNDSDSGSDSDSDSDSDSDSDSDSNNAFDPAKDTESKGNVVPPNTSQNDVNATDKKEDKNSKEPLPDTGSDDSTNTSLIWGFLASLGSLLLFRRKKENKDKK comes from the coding sequence ATGAATATGAAGAAAAAAGAAAAACACGCAATTCGGAAAAATTCACTTGGCGTGGCTTCAGTTCTTTTAGGAACACTAATAGGCTTTGGACTGCTCAGTAGTAAAGAAGCGGATGCAAGTGAAAATAGTGTAACACAATCAGACAGTTCGAGTAGCGAAGACAAAAGTAAAGAGTCAAGCAATGTAAATGCATCACCTCAAACGGACAACACAAATACAGCGACAAATGCAAACGATAGTGGATCAGAAGTAGCGCAAAGCACGGCGCAGCAGGAAACGACACAACAAACAAATACGGCAACGGCTACGGAAGTGACGCCTACAACAGCTGAACAAACAACTACGACAGTAAATGAAACTTCAGCTTCAAACGATGCACAATCGACTACAACAAATCAAAACACTACACCAGAAACAACACAATCTAATAGTACGACTGGAGAACAACCAACTAATAAAGAAGAATTAGTGAATCAACCAAGTAATACAACGGCTTCTAATGATACGAACGATGTATCATCTGTAAATTCACCTCAAAATTCTACAAATACAGATAATGTTTCATCAACGCAAGATACTTCAACTGAAACAACACCTTCAAACAACGAATCAACTATCCAGAACAAAGATGTAGTAAATAACGCAGTTAATACAAGTACGCCAAGAATGAGAGCATTTAGTTTAGCGGCAGTAGCAGCAGATGCAGCTAGTGGTAGCGATATTACAGATCAATTAACTGATGTAAAAGTAGCTATCAATTCAGGTGATACTGTTTATCCTCACCAAGCAGGATATGTTAATTTAAATTATGCATTTTCAGTGCCAAATTCTGCTGTTAAAGGTGACACATTCAAAATCACAGTACCTAAAGAGTTGAATTTAAATGGTGTAACATCAACTGCAAAAGTACCTCCAATTATGGCTGGAGATCAAGTGTTAGCAAATGGAGTTATTGATAGTGACGGTAATGTTATTTATACATTTACAGATTATGTTGACAATAAAGAAAATGTAACGGCAAGTATTAACATGCCTGCATATATAGATCCTGAAAATGTAACACATACAGGTAATGTAACATTAACAACAGGTATTGGTAGTAATACTGCTAGTAAGACAGTGTTAGTTGATTATGAGAAGTATGGTAAATTTTATAATTTATCGATTAAAGGTACGATTGACCAAATTGATAAAACTAATAATACGTATCGTCAAACAATTTATGTTAATCCGAGTGGTGATAATGTAATTGCCCCAGTGTTAACAGGTAACTTGAAGCCTAATACAAATAGTAACGCTTTAATTGATAAAAATAATACAGACATTAAAGTATACAAAGTAGATAATACTGCGGACTTATCTGAAAGCTATTACGTTAATCCTGATAATTTTGAAGATGTAACAAGTAGTGTAAATATTACGTTCCCTAATCCAAATCAATACAAAGTAGAGTTTAATACGCCTGACGATCAAATTACAACACCATATATTGTTGTTGTAAATGGACATATTGATCCTAATAGTACTGGAGATTTGGCATTACGTTCAACTTTATATGGCTATAATTCAAATTTTGTATGGCGCTCAATGTCTTGGGATAATGAAGTTGCATTTAATAATGGTTCAGGTTCAGGTGATGGAATTGATAAACCAGTTGTTCCAGAACAGCCGGATGAACCAGGTGAAATTGAACCAATTCCTGAAGACTCCGATTCAGATTCAACAAGTGATTCAGGGTCAGATAGTGGTTCAGGTTCTGATAGCACATCGGATTCAACAAGTGATTCAGGATCAGATAGTGGTTCAGATTCAACGAGCGATTCAGACTCAGCGAGCGATTCCGATTCAGCAAGTGATTCGGATTCAGCGAGCGATTCAGATTCAGCAAGTGATTCAGACTCAGCGAGCGATTCAGATTCAGCGAGCGATTCGGATTCAGCAAGCGATTCCGATTCAGCGAGCGATTCAGATTCAGCGAGCGATTCGGATTCAGACAGTGATTCAGATTCAGATAGCGATTCCGATTCAGATAGTGACTCTGACTCAGACAGTGACTCAGATTCAGATAGCGATTCCGATTCAGATAGTGATTCAGACTCAGATAGCGATTCCGATTCAGACAGTGACTCAGATTCAGATAGTGACTCGGACTCAGACAGTGACTCAGACTCAGACAGTGACTCAGATTCAGATAGCGATTCCGATTCAGACAGTGACTCAGACTCAGATAGCGATTCCGACTCAGATAGCGACTCAGACTCAGATAGCGATTCCGACTCAGATAGCGACTCAGACTCAGATAGCGATTCCGATTCAGACAGTGACTCAGACTCAGATAGCGATTCCGATTCAGACAGTGACTCAGATTCAGCAAGCGATTCCGACTCAGATAGCGATTCCGATTCAGATAGCGACTCAGATTCAGATAGCGATTCAGATAGCGACTCAGATTCAGACAGCGACTCCGATTCAGACAGTGACTCAGATTCAGATAGTGACTCTGACTCAGACAGTGATTCAGATTCAGACAGCGACTCAGATTCAGAAAGTGATTCAGGATCAGATAGCGACTCAGATTCAGGCAGTGACTCGGATTCAGACAGCGACTCCGACTCAGGTAGCGATTCGGATTCAGGAAGTGATTCGGATTCAGGAAGTGATTCAGGATCAGATAGCGACTCCGACTCAGATAGCGACTCAGACTCAGATAGTGATTCCGATTCAGGCAGTGATTCAGATTCAGGAAGTGATTCGGATTCAGGAAGTGATTCAGGATCAGATAGCGACTCAGATTCTGACAGCGACTCCGACTCAGGTAACGATTCCGATTCAGGTAGCGACTCAGACTCAGATAGTGATTCGGATTCAGGAAGTGATTCAGGATCAGATAGCGACTCAGATTCTGACAGCGACTCCGACTCAGGTAACGATTCCGATTCAGGTAGCGACTCAGACTCAGATAGTGATTCGGATTCAGATAGTGACTCAGATTCTAATAATGCATTTGATCCAGCAAAAGACACTGAATCAAAAGGTAATGTAGTTCCACCAAATACTTCTCAAAATGATGTCAATGCTACTGATAAAAAAGAAGATAAAAATAGTAAGGAACCATTACCAGATACTGGTTCAGATGATTCAACGAATACGTCATTAATTTGGGGATTCCTTGCATCATTAGGTTCATTACTACTTTTCAGAAGAAAAAAAGAAAATAAAGATAAGAAATAA
- the vwb gene encoding von Willebrand factor binding protein Vwb, producing MKKKLLVLTLGALCVSQIWEHNHASAVVSGEKNPYESESLTLTTNKNKSRSIEEYKKSLEDLIWSFPNLDNEKFDEPEYKEIIKKYQQKFMAEDEALKKIFEEEKNINNGNHRDGNLIGLSHERYENIFSTLKKQNEEFLKEIEEIKKDKPELKDFSEEEQLKHDLELNTLENQILMLGRTFYQNYKDDVENLYSKLDLIMGYKDEERANRKPVNKRMFENKKEDLEITIDEFFSNIDKTRPSNIPVLEDEKQEEKNRRNISELKANIEAAKNDESKRSKRSKRSLESQKYKATTQEVTAEQKAAYERKSEERKVRFLDKQKSKNEPVVSLEYDFEHKQRVNNENDKQLIVSSPIKRPTPPTTYTETTQQVPMPTVERQTQEQIVYKAPKQLAGLNGESHDFSTTHQSPTTSNDTYSNVVEFDETSALPGRKSGSLVGLSQIDSSHLTEREKRVIKRDHVREAQKLVENYKDTHSYKDRLNAQQKVNTLSEGHQKRFNKQINKVYNGK from the coding sequence TTGAAGAAAAAATTGCTAGTTTTAACATTGGGAGCATTATGTGTATCACAAATTTGGGAACACAATCACGCGAGTGCAGTGGTTTCTGGGGAGAAGAATCCATATGAATCTGAGTCACTTACTTTAACGACTAATAAAAATAAGTCTAGATCAATAGAAGAATATAAGAAAAGTTTGGAAGATTTAATTTGGTCCTTTCCAAACTTAGATAATGAGAAATTTGATGAACCTGAATATAAAGAAATTATAAAAAAATATCAACAAAAATTTATGGCTGAAGATGAGGCTTTGAAAAAAATCTTTGAAGAAGAGAAAAATATTAACAATGGTAATCACCGAGACGGAAATTTAATTGGTTTAAGTCATGAAAGATATGAAAATATATTCAGTACTTTGAAAAAGCAAAATGAAGAGTTTTTGAAAGAAATTGAAGAAATAAAGAAAGATAAACCGGAATTGAAAGACTTTAGTGAAGAAGAACAATTAAAACATGACTTAGAATTAAATACTTTAGAGAATCAAATATTAATGTTAGGTAGAACATTCTATCAAAATTATAAAGATGATGTTGAAAATTTGTATAGCAAATTAGATTTAATCATGGGATATAAAGATGAAGAAAGAGCAAATAGAAAACCAGTTAATAAAAGGATGTTTGAAAATAAAAAAGAAGACTTAGAAATTACTATTGATGAGTTTTTTAGTAATATTGATAAAACAAGACCAAGTAATATTCCGGTTTTAGAAGATGAAAAGCAAGAAGAAAAAAATCGTAGAAATATATCTGAATTAAAAGCTAATATTGAAGCTGCTAAAAACGACGAGTCAAAAAGAAGTAAGAGAAGTAAAAGAAGTTTAGAATCTCAAAAATATAAAGCTACAACTCAAGAAGTAACTGCAGAACAAAAGGCTGCATATGAAAGAAAATCAGAGGAAAGAAAAGTAAGATTTTTAGATAAACAGAAAAGTAAAAATGAACCGGTTGTCTCGTTAGAATACGATTTTGAACATAAGCAACGTGTTAATAACGAAAACGACAAACAACTCATTGTTTCTAGTCCAATCAAAAGACCAACACCACCAACTACATATACTGAAACAACACAACAAGTTCCAATGCCTACAGTAGAGCGTCAAACTCAAGAACAAATTGTTTATAAAGCACCGAAACAATTGGCAGGATTAAATGGTGAAAGTCATGACTTTTCAACAACGCATCAATCTCCAACAACTTCAAATGACACGTATAGTAATGTTGTAGAATTTGATGAAACGTCTGCTTTACCTGGCAGAAAATCAGGTTCGTTGGTTGGTTTGAGTCAGATTGATTCATCTCATTTAACTGAGCGTGAAAAGCGTGTGATTAAGCGTGATCATGTTAGAGAAGCACAAAAATTAGTTGAAAACTATAAAGATACACATAGTTATAAAGACCGATTAAATGCACAACAAAAAGTGAATACTTTAAGTGAAGGTCATCAAAAACGTTTTAATAAACAAATAAATAAAGTTTATAATGGCAAATAA
- the emp gene encoding extracellular matrix protein-binding adhesin Emp, giving the protein MKKKLLVLTMGTLFATQIINSNHAKASTESVDKNFVVPGSGINKILPGYSERNKHVNVPELKAKSLAENKNFVASEDQFKKITTPSNASRLVDKNFVVPESKIDKIVPSYKDKDKRVNVPATITAPQKVDSNFVVKGPEVNRFITQNIVNQRFITTQTHFKKVTTSYKTTRVYTPITHHTTTVNRHFVVKPSEAPKYTHPSTSITSTVNQHFVVPGSNAHKFVTPGHASIKVNHFCVVPPSNSIKVIPSLSQSSQRVHVPNFHTSTSSINNHHSVNKTYSYKYFYTYKIVKNLNSYFSFSKSNERKNVKPALNIKNVNYQYAVPSTSPTHSVPEFNGILPAPRV; this is encoded by the coding sequence ATGAAAAAGAAATTATTAGTTTTAACTATGGGTACGCTATTTGCCACACAAATTATAAATTCAAATCACGCTAAAGCTTCAACAGAAAGTGTAGACAAAAACTTTGTTGTTCCTGGATCAGGTATTAATAAGATTTTGCCTGGATATAGTGAAAGAAATAAACATGTGAATGTACCAGAATTAAAAGCTAAAAGTTTAGCTGAAAATAAAAATTTTGTAGCTTCAGAAGATCAATTTAAAAAAATTACTACACCTTCAAATGCTAGTCGACTAGTAGACAAGAATTTTGTAGTGCCTGAATCAAAAATCGACAAAATTGTACCTTCATATAAAGACAAAGATAAACGCGTGAATGTACCAGCAACTATAACAGCACCTCAAAAAGTTGATAGTAATTTTGTTGTTAAAGGCCCAGAGGTAAATAGATTTATTACACAAAATATAGTAAACCAACGTTTTATCACGACGCAAACACACTTCAAAAAAGTTACTACTTCATACAAAACAACACGTGTTTATACGCCAATTACACATCATACAACTACTGTAAATAGACATTTTGTTGTTAAACCATCAGAAGCACCTAAATATACACATCCTTCAACTTCAATTACTTCAACAGTAAACCAACATTTTGTAGTACCTGGATCAAATGCTCATAAATTTGTAACACCAGGCCATGCAAGTATTAAAGTAAATCATTTTTGTGTTGTACCACCAAGCAATAGCATTAAAGTTATTCCGTCGCTGAGTCAAAGTTCACAGCGCGTACATGTGCCTAATTTCCACACATCAACATCATCAATTAACAATCATCACTCGGTAAATAAAACATATAGCTACAAATATTTTTATACTTATAAAATTGTCAAAAATTTAAACAGCTATTTTTCATTTTCAAAATCAAATGAGCGTAAAAATGTTAAACCAGCATTAAACATTAAAAATGTAAATTATCAATATGCTGTTCCAAGCACTAGCCCTACCCACAGTGTTCCCGAATTTAATGGGATATTACCAGCACCACGAGTATAA
- a CDS encoding thermonuclease family protein, protein MTEYFLSAGIFTTIVSLVLVVMAISKFSKKQTAKRFLFFSISCLVLTLVVVSNFNQSAGASQLTDEEGNSNATEYSKSATTKLHKEPATLIKAIDGDTVKLMYKGKPMTFRLLLIDTPETKHPKKGVEKYGPEASAFTKNMVENAKKIEVEFDKGQKTDKYGRGLAYIYADGKMVNQALVRQGLAKVAYVYKPNNTHEQLLRKSEAQAKKEHLNIWSEGNAE, encoded by the coding sequence ATGACAGAATACTTTTTAAGTGCTGGCATATTTACGACAATTGTTTCATTAGTACTTGTAGTGATGGCTATAAGTAAATTTTCTAAAAAGCAAACAGCGAAAAGATTTTTATTTTTCTCTATTAGTTGCTTAGTGTTAACATTAGTTGTAGTTTCTAATTTTAATCAATCTGCAGGAGCATCCCAACTAACTGATGAAGAGGGAAATAGCAATGCAACTGAATACAGTAAATCAGCAACGACTAAATTACATAAAGAACCTGCGACATTAATTAAAGCGATCGATGGTGATACGGTTAAGTTAATGTATAAAGGAAAGCCAATGACATTTAGATTGTTATTAATTGATACGCCTGAAACGAAACATCCTAAAAAAGGCGTTGAAAAATATGGCCCAGAAGCAAGTGCATTTACGAAGAATATGGTAGAGAATGCTAAGAAAATAGAAGTGGAATTTGACAAAGGTCAAAAGACAGATAAATATGGACGTGGCTTAGCTTATATCTATGCTGATGGTAAGATGGTTAACCAAGCTTTAGTGCGTCAAGGTCTAGCAAAAGTTGCGTATGTTTATAAACCTAATAACACACATGAACAACTATTAAGAAAAAGTGAAGCACAAGCAAAAAAAGAACATTTAAATATTTGGAGTGAAGGTAACGCAGAATAA
- a CDS encoding cold-shock protein, whose translation MNNGTVKWFNAEKGFGFIEREDGSDVFVHFSAIAEDGYKSLEEGQKVEFDIVEGDRGEQAANVVKM comes from the coding sequence ATGAATAACGGTACAGTTAAATGGTTTAATGCAGAAAAAGGTTTTGGTTTCATCGAAAGAGAAGATGGTAGCGACGTATTCGTACACTTCTCAGCAATCGCTGAAGATGGATACAAATCATTAGAAGAAGGCCAAAAAGTTGAATTCGACATCGTTGAAGGCGACCGTGGCGAGCAAGCTGCTAACGTAGTTAAAATGTAA